A window of Roseovarius sp. THAF27 contains these coding sequences:
- a CDS encoding PLP-dependent aspartate aminotransferase family protein, whose amino-acid sequence MAHRPNRPLSPATKLAQALRCLDPATGAIVPQIQPSATYARDENYALRQNYMYRRDSNVTTEQAEAIIADLEGAAESLLFSSGMGAATAVIEHLPADAHVVVPEVMYHGVLAQFKTYEAKNRLRVSTYPAGDLDAMKAATVKGDTALVWVETPNNPNWDTTDIAAAAKIAHAAGAKLVTDCTGTPPCATRALELGADISFHSATKYLNGHSDVTAGVLSVRETGTYWDEIFHVRMIQGTVLHSFDAFLLIRGMRTLMLRYERATQNALAVAQHFEGHPGIEKVMYPGLPSHPDHEIAKRQTGGLYGGMLSILVKGTEQTAIDVSRYCEVFYPATSLGGVESLIEHRKTVSGEGFPVHPRLLRLSIGIEDADDLIADLEQALERAGAAAP is encoded by the coding sequence ATGGCCCACCGCCCCAACCGCCCGCTCTCGCCTGCCACCAAACTGGCCCAGGCCCTGCGTTGTCTCGATCCCGCCACCGGCGCCATCGTGCCGCAAATCCAGCCCTCGGCCACCTACGCGCGGGATGAAAACTACGCACTGCGCCAAAACTACATGTACCGGCGCGACAGCAACGTCACCACCGAACAGGCCGAGGCGATCATCGCCGACCTCGAAGGCGCCGCCGAGAGCCTGCTCTTCTCGTCGGGCATGGGCGCGGCAACGGCGGTGATCGAACACCTGCCCGCCGACGCCCATGTGGTGGTGCCCGAGGTGATGTATCATGGCGTCCTCGCGCAGTTCAAAACCTACGAGGCCAAGAACCGCCTGCGGGTCAGCACCTACCCCGCCGGCGATCTCGACGCGATGAAGGCCGCAACGGTCAAGGGCGACACCGCGCTGGTCTGGGTCGAGACCCCCAACAACCCCAACTGGGACACGACCGACATCGCCGCCGCCGCCAAGATCGCCCATGCCGCCGGGGCGAAACTGGTCACCGACTGCACCGGCACGCCTCCCTGCGCCACCCGCGCGTTGGAGCTTGGCGCGGATATCTCCTTTCACTCCGCCACCAAGTATCTCAACGGCCATTCCGACGTGACCGCGGGCGTGCTCTCGGTCCGCGAAACCGGGACGTACTGGGACGAGATCTTCCACGTCCGCATGATCCAGGGCACCGTGCTGCACTCTTTCGATGCTTTCCTGCTCATTCGCGGGATGCGCACGCTGATGCTGCGCTATGAGCGCGCGACCCAGAATGCCCTGGCCGTCGCCCAACATTTCGAAGGGCATCCGGGCATCGAGAAGGTGATGTATCCCGGCCTGCCCTCGCATCCCGATCACGAGATCGCCAAGCGCCAGACCGGCGGTCTTTATGGCGGGATGCTCTCGATCCTCGTCAAGGGCACCGAGCAGACCGCCATCGACGTCAGCCGCTATTGCGAGGTCTTCTATCCCGCCACGTCGCTGGGCGGCGTCGAAAGCCTGATCGAACACCGCAAGACCGTCTCGGGCGAGGGCTTCCCCGTGCATCCCCGCCTCTTGCGCCTGTCCATCGGGATCGAGGATGCGGACGACCTCATCGCCGATCTCGAACAGGCGCTGGAGCGCGCCGGGGCGGCGGCGCCGTAA